A region of the Helicobacter pylori NQ4053 genome:
ATGATTTCTTCAGCTTTTGCTCTTTCTGTTTGGCTATTCACCCCTAAAAAACACTCTTCTTCTAAGAAAATAGCGTCAATTGTTTCGTTTTCATTGATTCCTAGAGCGATTAAATCCGTGAGGTAGTATTCTTTTTGGGCGTTTTGGTCATTAAGCTTGGGTAAGTATTTTTCTAAAAACTTTCTTTCAAAAAAATACACGCCAGCATTCACGCTTTGAATGGTTTTTTCTTCACCATTAGCGTCCTTTTCTTCTACAATCTTTTTAACCTGATGGTTTTCTAAAACAACGCGCCCATAACCTTTAGGGTCAGCTAAATGCAGTAAGCCTATAGCGTTATTCTGGCTTTCTAATAAGGGGGTAAGAGCGTCTTTAGTGATTAAGGGCATGTCCGCATTCAAAATCAAAACCCGATCGTGTTTCGTAGGGATAGGCGATTTATCTTCTTGCATGATAGCCCCACCTGTCCCTGAATATTTTTCCACGATTTGAGTGTGGAAGATTACGCCCTTAAAACACTCCAACACCGCTTCTTTAATGCGTTCTTGTTGGTGGTGTAAGACAAGATGCACATCATCGCTGATTGAAAAAGCCGTTTCTAAAATGTAAAACAACATAGGCTCCCCACAAATGGTGTGTAAGGTTTTAGGCAGGCTAGAACGCATGCGAGTGCCTTTACCAGCGGCCAATATGATGACAGAAAGCATTAAAATCCTTTTTTTATGGAATTTTAACATGCCTTATCTTATAATTTGGCTTCGTTTTTATCAAAGATTTAAGGCTAGAATTTTGCGTTTTTTCATTTTTTTAATCCTCATTTGCCCTTTAATATGCCCTTTAATGAGCGCTGATAGCGCTTTGCCCAGCGTCAATCTCTCTTTAAACGCTCCTAACGATCCTAAACAGCTTGTAACCACCCTTAATGTCATCGCCCTGCTCACGCTTTTGGTTTTAGCCCCATCGTTGATTTTAGTGATGACGAGTTTCACCCGTTTGATCGTGGTGTTTTCTTTTTTAAGGACCGCTTTAGGCACGCAACAAACCCCACCCACTCAAATTTTAGTTTCGCTCTCTTTGATATTGACTTTTTTTATCATGGAACCTAGTTTGAAAAAGGCTTATGATACAGGGATTAAGCCTTATATGGATAAAAAGATTTCTTACACCGAAGCGTTTGAAAAAAGCGCTCTGCCTTTCAAGGAATTCATGCTTAAAAACACACGAGAAAAGGATCTAGCGCTTTTTTTTAGGATCAGAAACCTGCCTAACCCTAAAACCCCTGATGAGGTGAGTTTGAGCGTTTTGATCCCGGCGTTTATGATAAGCGAGTTGAAAACAGCGTTTCAAATCGGCTTTTTACTCTACTTGCCTTTTTTGGTGATTGATATGGTGATCAGCTCTATTTTAATGGCGATGGGCATGATGATGCTCCCGCCTGTAATGATTTCTCTGCCTTTTAAAATTTTGGTGTTTATTCTGGTAGATGGGTTTAATTTATTGACCGAAAATTTAGTAGCGAGTTTTAAAATGGTTTAATATCAAACATTCAAGCTATAAAAGCTTGAAACCAATTTAAAACTCATAATTCAAATACGCTGTAATGGATCGCCCTGGCGCGGGCTCTCTCCCTGTAGGGCTTGTGCCAATCCCCCTAAAATAATACTTCATGTTAAAAAGGTTATTGATTTGCAAACTCCCTGTGATTTTATGCCTACCGCTTTGCCATAAGATTGAGCTTACTTGGACATTCAACACAAAATACAAGGGCAATAACCCCACTGAATTACAACCATACTCTAACCCCCCTGTGTATTCTGGGTTTAAGGGCAGGCATACGGTTTGGCTTTTGGCCTGATTGAGCATAGAACTATAAGCGCGGCTATAAAAATAGCTGCTGATTCCAAAAGTCGTGTGCTTGTAAGTATACATCATGTCAAATATGAATTGGTTAGGACTCACATAAGGCAAACGCTTCCCTTTAATATCAAAGGGTTTATTGACAATGCCTGTAAAATAATAAGCAATATCATCAGCGTTAGAAGTGATGCGCGCATCAATGTAAGTGTAAGCCACATGAAATTGCAAACCCCTAATCGGCGCGTAATACAATTCCAATTCCACCCCTTGACTCCTAGCATTCACAGGCTGTGGACTATAGCCTCCCGCATAGTAACGATTGGCAAAAATCACAAAATAATTGGTATTAAAGCTCAATAGATTTTTATAGCTATAGCGTTGCCCCACTTCAATTTCATTGAAAATTTGGTTGTAATTAGTCCTAGTAATGCCTACCATTGTGTGTTGTGGGGGGATAAAACTGCGGCGGTAGTTCGCATACCATATCCAATTTTCCATAGGTTTATAGCCAATGTTAAGGGCGGGACTCCATTCGTTTTGACGCTGTTTTTTACTGGTCCATACGGAAAAATCGTGCTTTTCTGGCTCTTTGTTGTTATAGTTCAAAAAGGTGTATCTAATCCCTGGAGTTATCGCTAATTTAGAATCAAAAAGCTCTATTTTATCGCTCAACCATACCGCTGTATAGTTATTAAACATTTCTTGATTGTTATTAGGCGTTTTAGAAAGAACATATGGGGGCATATGGCACACCCCATCAATAATATCTGATTTTTCGCATGTGCTTTGATCGGATCTAATGAACATGTCCATCGTCATAAAACGCATGCCCACATTAAAAGTTTGCTTAACTTTATTGGTATTGACAACTAAGTTCAAATTAGGCTCAAAAGCGTTCATCACATAACGCCTTAAATGATCAAAAATAAAAAATCCTGGATAATTTTGATCGGTATAAACAGGGCCTAATTTAGGATTGGTATTGACATTTAAATAGTTAGAATCAAATTTAAAATCCCTTGACATGTCATGCCCATAGTAACTGAAAGTGAAATCCCCCCCTACCCTATCCGTGTCCCCAAAAAAGTTTTGATACACAGCTCCCCATCGCTTCGCTCTCCCACTTTTATCGTTATTGGGGCGGTTGTTTTGAAAACGATTTTGATTGTAAGCGGCTATGCCTAAAGATCCAGGGTCTGTTAAAAAATAGCTGTAATATTGAAAAAAAGCGGTGATCTTGTTGCTATCATTGATTTGATACAACGAATCTAGCAAGTAGTTTTGAATGTTGGTAGGGCTGTTGTATCTAAACCCTTGCCCTTTGAGCCAATTGACTTGAGCTTGGATTCCAAAATGCTTATTCATCATACCTCCCGTTCTTAAATAGGTGTTAAAAAGCATGTTATTAACTAAGCTTTTGTCAATGTTTTTAGAATTTTGATTGAAAAACCCCCCATTTTCAGATTTACCCCAAAAAGTGGTCCTCTCGCTCACCTGACTTTCCCACTTGGTAGGAATGCCTTTGGTGATAATGTTGATCACACCACCAAAAGCGTTAGGGCCATAACGCACGCTCTCCCCACCTTTAGTTACACTGATTCTATCCACAGATTGAAAGGTTACAGGAAAAATAACCGTGCCAATTTCAACATAGGGCGCGACATAAATAGGAATCCCATTGACTAGAATCATTCCCGTATTAGAATGCCCTGGGCCTCCCGCACCAAACCCCCTAATGGAAATGCTAGGCACAGCTCCAATACCGGTAGAGTTTCTAATATGCACGCCCGGCACATTTTGTAAAGCTTCTTCAATGCTTTGATTCGCGCTTTTAGTGAGTTGCTTGTTAGAAATCACCGTGCGAGAACCCATATAGTTTCTAACTTCCTTGCTCCTCCAGCTTAAAGGCGCTTCTTTATCGTTAGCCACCCCTGAAGCTTCTACCCTTTCCAAATTATGAGTTTTGACAGCATGCGCGCTATGACTCAAAACAGCCAAAGAGACTAAAATTCTTTTCATTTACCACCTTTTATGAAAAATGTTCTTTTTTACAACAATGTGAAATTTATAATAACCATTATTAGTTTTAGCTTAAATTTTTAAAAAATTATTATTTAGATAATATTAATGACTTTTTTATCAAAAATGCCGATTAATGCGAATGTTGATAGAAAGGATTGGGATATAAAGAAAAATAAAAATTTTTTAATATTTCTAATGAGATGAATTTTAAACGGACAAAGGGTTTTTAAACCCTTTATGGCTAGCCTTTTTAAACCAAAATTTGAGTCGCATAAAAAGCTATCAAGGAAAACGCATACGCTACAACGGTTGTGAAGATGAATAAATACGCTACAAACTTGATCCCCCCAGCTTCCCTACCAAAAGTAATGGTCGCTGCAAAACAAGGGATATAAAACATCACAAACACGATAAAAGCGATCCCGCTAGGCACGCTGACTTCTTTTCTTAAAATCCCTCTAAAAGCGTCAGATTTTTCATTTTGATCCCCTAAAGAAAACAACACCCCCAAAGTAGAAACCACCACCTCTTTAGCCATAAATCCGGTTACAAGCGAGACGCTCAAACGCCAATCAAAATCCATAGGGCTAAAGACTTTTTCTAAATACGCCCCACCTCTTCCTACAACGCTGTTTTTTAAATTCTTTTTATCCAATTCTGCTTTTAATTCTTTTAATTTTTCTTCTTTAGCTTCGCTTGAAAGAGTGGTGTTTTTATCCACTAACAAGCTTTCTTGTTTATAAGTTTTCATAGCCGCATCGCTTTTAGGGTATTGAGACATAAACCAGATTAAAATCGCTCCCACTAAAATATAAGTCCCGGCTTTTTTAAGGTAAGAAAGCGATTTGGTATAGATACTGAAATAGACCATTCTCCAACTGGGAAAGCGGTATTTGGGCATTTCCATGATAAAGGATTCAGTCTGTCCTTTAAACACGCTTAATTTGAGTAATTTGGCCATCACTAACGCCACAACCGCCCCCAAAATATAAATACAAAACAGCACAAACCCCGCGCTTGAAGAAGGGAAAAACGAGCCTACAAACAGCACATAAATAGGGAGTCTTGCCGAGCAGCTCATAAACCCAATCACAAAAAGCGTGATCAATCGTTCGTTATAGTTTTGTAAGGTTCTTGTCGCCATGTAAGCGGGCACAGAGCAACCAAAACCGGTGATTAAAGGGATAAAACTCTTCCCATGCAAGCCAAATTTATGCAAGATCCCATCTAATAAAAACGCTACCCTACTCATATAGCCTGTCGTTTCTAGTAAAGAAATCCCAAAATACAACACCACAATTAAAGGCAAGAATGAAACCGTCGCTCCCACTCCCCCAATAATGCCATCGCCCACCAAAGACGCTAAATCTTCATTAGCCACATTTTCTTTAACGCTATCGCTCAAAAATTTAAACCCTGCTTCAAGCGCTTTTTGCGCTCCGCCTCCTATTAAAAAACTCAAGGAAAAAATGATAAACATAAACCCTAAAAAAATGAAAATCCCATAACGCTTGTGCATTAAAATCTTATCAATCTTATAAGTGTGTTCAAAGCTCGCATTTTGTTTGTTTTCACTGATCACTAATTTGGCGATTCTTTGAGCGCTCTGGCTGTATTTTAAAGACTCCTTAAAACTTTGAGACGGGACTTTTATGCTTTCATTGTTTGTAGTGTTTTGAGAATAAAGCCTGACAATTTCATCTAATAAAAGCCCTGTATTCAAGCGATCTTCTTTGGATCTTGCGCTTGTAGGCACGCACACAACCCCTAATTCTTGAGAA
Encoded here:
- the glmU gene encoding bifunctional UDP-N-acetylglucosamine diphosphorylase/glucosamine-1-phosphate N-acetyltransferase GlmU, giving the protein MLSVIILAAGKGTRMRSSLPKTLHTICGEPMLFYILETAFSISDDVHLVLHHQQERIKEAVLECFKGVIFHTQIVEKYSGTGGAIMQEDKSPIPTKHDRVLILNADMPLITKDALTPLLESQNNAIGLLHLADPKGYGRVVLENHQVKKIVEEKDANGEEKTIQSVNAGVYFFERKFLEKYLPKLNDQNAQKEYYLTDLIALGINENETIDAIFLEEECFLGVNSQTERAKAEEIMLERLRKNAMDLGVVMQLPSSIYLEKGVSFKGECVLEQGVRLSGNCLIENVHIKAYSVIEESQIINSSVGPFAHARPKSVICNSHVGNFVETKNAKLQGAKAGHLSYLGDCEIGKNTNVGAGVITCNYDGKKKHQTIIGENVFIGSDSQLVAPINIGSNVLIGSGTTITKDIPSGSLSLSRAPQANIENGYFKFFKKP
- the fliP gene encoding flagellar type III secretion system pore protein FliP (The bacterial flagellar biogenesis protein FliP forms a type III secretion system (T3SS)-type pore required for flagellar assembly.), which produces MRFFIFLILICPLICPLMSADSALPSVNLSLNAPNDPKQLVTTLNVIALLTLLVLAPSLILVMTSFTRLIVVFSFLRTALGTQQTPPTQILVSLSLILTFFIMEPSLKKAYDTGIKPYMDKKISYTEAFEKSALPFKEFMLKNTREKDLALFFRIRNLPNPKTPDEVSLSVLIPAFMISELKTAFQIGFLLYLPFLVIDMVISSILMAMGMMMLPPVMISLPFKILVFILVDGFNLLTENLVASFKMV
- a CDS encoding TonB-dependent receptor family protein — translated: MKRILVSLAVLSHSAHAVKTHNLERVEASGVANDKEAPLSWRSKEVRNYMGSRTVISNKQLTKSANQSIEEALQNVPGVHIRNSTGIGAVPSISIRGFGAGGPGHSNTGMILVNGIPIYVAPYVEIGTVIFPVTFQSVDRISVTKGGESVRYGPNAFGGVINIITKGIPTKWESQVSERTTFWGKSENGGFFNQNSKNIDKSLVNNMLFNTYLRTGGMMNKHFGIQAQVNWLKGQGFRYNSPTNIQNYLLDSLYQINDSNKITAFFQYYSYFLTDPGSLGIAAYNQNRFQNNRPNNDKSGRAKRWGAVYQNFFGDTDRVGGDFTFSYYGHDMSRDFKFDSNYLNVNTNPKLGPVYTDQNYPGFFIFDHLRRYVMNAFEPNLNLVVNTNKVKQTFNVGMRFMTMDMFIRSDQSTCEKSDIIDGVCHMPPYVLSKTPNNNQEMFNNYTAVWLSDKIELFDSKLAITPGIRYTFLNYNNKEPEKHDFSVWTSKKQRQNEWSPALNIGYKPMENWIWYANYRRSFIPPQHTMVGITRTNYNQIFNEIEVGQRYSYKNLLSFNTNYFVIFANRYYAGGYSPQPVNARSQGVELELYYAPIRGLQFHVAYTYIDARITSNADDIAYYFTGIVNKPFDIKGKRLPYVSPNQFIFDMMYTYKHTTFGISSYFYSRAYSSMLNQAKSQTVCLPLNPEYTGGLEYGCNSVGLLPLYFVLNVQVSSILWQSGRHKITGSLQINNLFNMKYYFRGIGTSPTGREPAPGRSITAYLNYEF
- the feoB gene encoding ferrous iron transport protein B encodes the protein MEEIIVALVGQPNVGKSSLINALSNAHLKVGNFAGVTVDKMEVSLIHKDRQITIIDLPGTYALNDFTTEEKVTKDFLEKGQYDLILNVVDSTNLERNLALSAQLLDTNKKMLLALNMWDEAQKEGIKINTKKLSQELGVVCVPTSARSKEDRLNTGLLLDEIVRLYSQNTTNNESIKVPSQSFKESLKYSQSAQRIAKLVISENKQNASFEHTYKIDKILMHKRYGIFIFLGFMFIIFSLSFLIGGGAQKALEAGFKFLSDSVKENVANEDLASLVGDGIIGGVGATVSFLPLIVVLYFGISLLETTGYMSRVAFLLDGILHKFGLHGKSFIPLITGFGCSVPAYMATRTLQNYNERLITLFVIGFMSCSARLPIYVLFVGSFFPSSSAGFVLFCIYILGAVVALVMAKLLKLSVFKGQTESFIMEMPKYRFPSWRMVYFSIYTKSLSYLKKAGTYILVGAILIWFMSQYPKSDAAMKTYKQESLLVDKNTTLSSEAKEEKLKELKAELDKKNLKNSVVGRGGAYLEKVFSPMDFDWRLSVSLVTGFMAKEVVVSTLGVLFSLGDQNEKSDAFRGILRKEVSVPSGIAFIVFVMFYIPCFAATITFGREAGGIKFVAYLFIFTTVVAYAFSLIAFYATQILV